The region TCAGAAAATAAAGCTCTCTTTAAGGCTAGAATATTGAATAGATTATCTTCAACTAACATTTGATCATCCACTGTAAGAAATTCCATCCACGTTAACAAAAAATCTCcgaaatgaatgaaacatttaacgataTTAAAGTGAGGTTACCTttgaaagtaccgtaactggtagatattttattcaaaatgtttgttccaaggcgatatgaactgtcaaatttgatcgataacgcataacctcatcaatacttgtatgaaaaattgcgTAGTTTACATAACCGGTTTGTTTTCTGTCAACACGAATTTTTACAACCCGAACGAgcacgatttcatccatagaggccggttttcatacaaatattgatgagTGTTTGTCTCTACAggtgaaatttgacatttcattcagCCTTGAAACAAACCTATATGTATATGAGGATGAAATCGTTACCGTTCGTGTTGTAAATGTTCGAGTTCCTATTGAAAgcctattaaaaaaaaatcaacggatgcaacgcacttcaagcatgagtggtacgctaaatagattgtggatttgagcactatttcacaggactctcaatgattgtcgctgtcggcaagtcggtcacttctATCACTTACAATAGcaataacaatattttcatggacaatgtgatcgaaaatttaatttcctaacaaatgattctgatttttaaatttcgtatctcaaaagaccgactcgaaaGCAGTGAAAGTGTTAAACGGGACAGTGTAGCAAACTCATTTTTGCACTGAAAAAAATCTGGAGTACCTATAGTACCTATTTGGCATGTGTCACTTgaatcacttttgcttgaagagCGTTGACCGATGCTGTTCCCTGAACGTTTCAGgctgaaacacacaaaaatcggCATTTCTCACCTCCTAATTCAATGTGTGTTTCTCTGATTTCAACATAACATTagagtaaatttttgtttccacTTCCAGATAGACGAGACTTTCAATTATTGAAGTTACATGATGGCAGCCCAACGAACCGTATTCGTTTTGAACATTGATAAAGGAAGCGATTCAGAAGGTCTCTTTGAATCGATGTACGATCCGCTGATGAaggaattcaaaaaaaatcctttgctAAGTGTGACAACCATTGATTCGGTCACCacttttcaaacgaaaatttctgGAAGCAATTGGAAGGAATCGGTACTGCTATGCGTTAACGAATTTATCACAAAGAAACCGAGCTTACACCAAATTATCAAAGAATTTGCAATGGGTGGTGGCCTCGTAATATTTGGATGTCTATTTTCGTCCTTTACCACACCTGTAGATATCGATGCTATGTTTGAGAACCTCGGTGTCCCATGGAAAAATGCCGATTATTATCGAACAACATTCGGAATAACGGAAATGGGCAAAATGTTGTTGCATGGTCTGGATGTTGAAGAAACATACTCGGCTAAAGCGTTACAATTATCGCAGGTTCTGCCGGAGCAAATGCTTTATAAACCAGTCGAAAATGCCAAAACTCAATCTTTGGTGTTTGCTCAAGCACCAGCTAATCCTAATTTGGCGCTAGCTGCATTTATGAAGATTGGTAGTGGAGCCATTGCATACATAGGCGATGTCAACGCGGAGAGAGGAAGCGATCGATTAACTGTAGCACTTTGCTTGGCGAAGTGGTGAAAACTTTTGCAGAAAGTTTTATTATTGGCTTCAGTTTACTATTGAATTACAATTTGaagtaaaataaaagatttctaTTGACGAATTGAGAGTGTTGTTCTTTGAAAGCCGTACGGAACTACTATAGATTAGTATATTGACCTTCGACTACCATGTATGACTGGTCTACGATATTGACACACCAAATATTCCATTAGGTGCTTTGATTGAAAGCAATGATTACCCCCTTTACGCAACGGAAATTCAGttataataaataatgaaacgaaaatatcgCCACCCAGACACTCCGCAAAACTATCCCGAAATTCTTGAAACTACTTTTGATCCCTGATGGCCATCATGGCggtaaataaatagaaatatgAATGTTTCTACCACAGTTAAATTCACCAGATTTAGCAAAATCACACTGCCTGTATAGTAAGCAAACACAAGGTAAGATTGTGTCTTTGCTACTATACACTCATATGACACGTACAAAGCAATGACGTCAAAGTAGCACGGGCACTATGTGTAACTTTTCTTAAGATTATTTAAGTTCTAAACAGTTTGTGTttgtggaccagctggtgaaTTCAACTGGAGTAAAAAACTGAAGGAGTAAATTGGTTTCATTGAACCttccattttttattgagACTCTGTTTCGATTACTTGACGAAAATGAATAAGCCTTGAGAAAGCTTATTTTTTGCGCATCTTCCATTTCGAACAATCTTATACACTCACTGTACGTAGCAATAAACCCAATGAATAAAAgaactttttaatttagatAAAAAAACGTGTCGTCAATGTCAAGAGCTCAAGGTCTATTTTGACCAACACACTATCGTTTGACTTCTTTGgcgattttacaaaaaacatattttcaccTCAAATCACATCACTAACTAACTATGTTTGCGTTAATTAACTAACTAAGTGGAAATGATCTGTGGCGATGCCATTGGTTTTTCCTATACACAAAGAAAAAACCACAAACAGTGCAGCAGTATTACGTTCGgtacaaaacaaacaaaacacctACACGATtatgattgaaaattgtgaatttttcttcattaaaaaaaCGGATCTATTCCAAAATATCTCGTGACGTCTTctctgctgttgttgttgattcTGCATTAAGTTATTCTTAATTTTCGAatagaaaagtttttaaactGTTGCTGGGTAACAGGTGGACgaattcaattatttgttttcaGATATACATGTTACAGTCTCAGGCGGTACAGACGTACATTATCATTCgacgaaaaattgtaaattttgttattaccTCAAAGGTGAATAAATTTCCTTATCAATTACCTCGGAAATCTACGCACGTAGTTCGATATTTATTCCAAGAAATTGAAAGTACAAACGGTCATAGACACCAGACATAGTAAACAAACTTCGTCTGTTTCCATGACACttaaaaaagttttgcatATTTGATCGATAAATCGCAAACAATATTCAGGAGATCCTCAGCATTGGTCAAATTACATATCCCTTTCCcaccaataaataaaatgtcgcAAAACACAGTCCTCAGTCCATCGGAAGAAGAACAATTTCAATCGTTCGAAACGAAAATCGATGAAGTCATGAACATTTTGCAAATGATGAACAGCAAAGATCCCGTTGAACAGAAAACCGGAACCGATAAGGCTGACCGATTTCTGGGCGCCGATCAACGGTACAGGGATATGTTGACAATGGATGATTTCGTGGTGAAAGTGAAGGAAAATCGAACGATTATCAATAAGGTCGACGAAGATCACCTAACCGAATCGAGTTCGATGGGAAAGAGTGCGTTTATGGCCGAAATGGAAAGAGATGCTGGGCGTAGACGGAAGGAACGAAAGGAACGTGAGACGATAGCGCAAAATTTGAGACGGTAATTGGAAATTATTGACGAGATAGTTCTTGACGCTTAACTTAAAAGTGAATTACATGTAATTAGGCTCGGAAATCAGGCATTCCGTGATAAGGAATACGAAAAGGCTGTTGTAATGTATACTAAGGCGTTGGATCATATCAAAGATAGCTTTGTCATCTTCAATAACAGAGCCCTGGCCTATTTAGCGTAACTATAATCTTATTACCGATTCGAGTAGCTTGGTTAAATCACCGTCCCATTCACAGATTGAAATCATACAAACGAGCAATCATTGACTGTGATTTCGTCCTTCAGAAATTGGATGAGAAAAATCTACGATCCTGGCTGTGCAGAGCAAATGGATTTTTCATGCTCGGCGAGATGAGAGACTTTGAGAAAAGCATCAACGAAGCCAAAAAGAACAATCCGAAGGAAATTGAGTACATCGAAAAAGTTATCGAGCGCATTCGCAGCGAGGCGCCACTCGAAATGGATGTACAATCGCAATAAACAACATTTAGACTTACCCAACAATGCAACCACTCCCAGAAATGAAATGCATGAGTATAGGAACGGTAGATAGTAGGAGCCCAGATCTGGAGAGAGataaatcgaaattaaaattgaatttttgtctgCAAAATTGACTTCGTTTTGAAATTACTTACTCATCAGTGTCTGAAAACCGCTTCTTTCCGGATCGATTACAGCTGATATTACATATGTCATGCCAAGCACTACGATGGCCAACAGTGCTAGCACGACAAATGTTTCGTATACCCGCGAGATTACTCCTTTTTTATGACCTACGAATCCCGACGACTCGGAAAATAGATATGCAAACGGTAAGAATATGAACAGCGATGAGTTTGCCAACAAAAACACATAGTTCCATAGGCCTGTGAAATTCAGCAAAaactttaatcaaaaaatccaaGTCATACAAATCCGTTTTGTTTACCTTGGACTAATGAACTATTTAACCATTTCACGTAGTAGCTATTTGGATACAATAATAAGACTTCATTACTCGCTATTGAAAATGGTAAGAGTAGGGCAGCGCCAACTGCAACTGCTAAAGATAGTGTACACAGCCACAAactaaaaaaggaaaagaaaaacgaaattcaattGATATTTTGGACAACTGAAAGTTGGTCGCATTGCCGTTTTACCTAATACGATACACTAGAATCTCATCGTAGTCGGTCGAATACAAATCTTCTCGATCTCGTCGACGAAATTTGTTGATTAACATAAACGAGCCAATGTACAGCAATAGGACTAGCAGCATAAATATCTAAGTCGACAaattggagagaattttttgattaGTTTTAGTATGGAATAGATTGCAATCTAATTAGTATGCAGTTTACTCTATAACTAACCTATAGGGGTTGTTCTGATTAAACCTTTTGTCAACTGTTACACAAATATATACTGAGCTATGTGTGAAGAGGAcacagcaaaatgtatgttaagaCTAAcgaaaagattttgcatcgcGAGCACTAATTTATAgatcaaacaaatgaagtaacagatttactgGTTACAACGCGATACGATTCCCGTTTGTAAAAggttttactttactagtgaggtaatgtgacctttccctcactagtgaagaccctttccctcgctcgtaaagtaaaacgccatactttacacgtaaaataatttgatatctcgtatcacgatgagtaaaagtacctcgggctgaagccctcggatacttttactcatctggatacgagatatcaaattacttcactggtatagtaatgtactaataCTCATTTGCAACATAGAGCCTCTCTGATTTCTATTCTATCATGGGAGGTCCACACCCGCTGAAAAGACCATTTCTTTAATATGAAAACAACGGTAGTACTACAGACGGATATTCTCACAAACTCATAAACTGTTAACGGTGGTAACGGTATTAAAAATTGTACACTAGGTCCGTACttccaaatatttatttggacGAGATTTATTTTATAGCCCGATCCGAAGGTGAGGGATGTATTCCCACTcgtctaattaaaaatttgaaagcaCGTACACATACTGTACGTGATTAAGTGATGCTAATGGTATATGaagcgtcattttcatttacattgccgtaacacgtaaaacaattttagCTACATGAGCGTTTACGCCGGGCAGTCAAtcggtttttcatttttatgccaaaaACGTGAGCTCAATTTAAATGACGTCCGTTCTCCGTAATTAATGCTTCGTTCATTGGCTGATAGAAGTCCGATTTCAGCGCGAAAATTTGTGGTCGTTTTTCAATGCGTGTAGTACAGTCGGAGAAGAGAAAAGATGAGTGAGAAACATCTCTGTCGTTAGAAAACGTATTCGAACAAACCGTAAAGCACACTCCCTTTACGCTGTAACAATGAGAGATGAGAGAACAGTTTTAATTGTTACTTTGAAAACGGCGGCACGGTGTAACTGCGAAACGGCCCTAAACATTAGCAACAACGTTTGCAACGAGTGGGAGAACTGATTTCATTGCAACATAAAATCAAAGcagaacaatttaaatttactaccaagataaaaaaaagtttacgatTCCTCCAACATTTAGTGTACCAGATAATACTACAAAAAcgtaaacaatttttagcATAATCAGATCAGTACCGACATGGGAGCTGAGTCCCTTAagacataaaaaatttaacaaaagaaagaTCTCTGGTAGGTGGATGCTGCGTCTGGAAACACAGTTCGCTATACCATGGAAGATAGAACGACGAGAAAAAGCAATTTGTTCCTTTTATCAACCATAATTTTTAACTATTCTAATTACGGCCCTGAGCATTGAATCACCAGTACCTAAACGACAAGAGAAGATTCAACTGATAACAGCAATGAAATCCAATGTAATCTCAAGTTATAGagtgagaaaattttgattgtgtacaatgtacactACAGTCTCTTGCAACATCCACGGATCCACTGCAGTATATATCAGAAAAATCGTTCGGTAGAAATAACTTTGTGGAAAAATATGTTCATTTGAGCTGCACTCTAATCTACACTGCATGCATGCATGCGACTCGGTAATCTAATCAAACAAATGCAACAATTCTCGTCTTAGAACGGCCTTGCAACGGACGTGATTAAAAGCCGAAAGTTGCAAACGATAAACGTTTGCAATTTAGTTTTATTGGTTCATCCGGTAGATCAtgttaaattgattgaaaaaggTGCGCCTATTAGGCAGGGAGAATCGGtataatgtaattttgataCTATTTCAAGGACATTGGTTCATTTTGAttccaataattttcattgggCCACATGTACttatcaattttttccatttttttttttcatttcgctaACGTGCGCGTATACTTTATATCGTCAACCATATGTGTGGTGTATTATATGCCTTTTGTGTACCTACATCGCTAgacattaaattaattggaagAATAACGTTATTTTGCTACGTTGCTGTGAAAAGAAAACGAGTGTAGTGACcttaatattttcttgatattTATCTTTGACTCTCTGTTTCTCTTCTCATTGTAATCTCACTATTCAGGTTTTCTATCGATGATGCGGCTTCGCTGACCACTATCActcaattaaaaacaaaatatttccaattaaCATTGGATCGGTTTTagttaatcattttttttacggCCTGGCCTTAGcacattttttgattgaagaagaaaaaaaacatctcaAAATAATCAGTAGCTTAAACTGCGTATAATCACAAAAGGAAACGACGACGTAAGAAACGATGCGGGattgtaaatcaaaaataaattccagaAATAAAACAGACATCTGTTTGTTAttgttgatgaattttacggGTTTTTCGGTCTGTTGATGATCAAATTGAGTTTCAACAAACGCCTTGAATTAATCAAACATTCTAACGGAATTTCTCAAATCTTGAAAAATATCTTCGATCTTTTCATAATCGATTCATCAATGATTCAACGTTTAATAACTCAACGGCctcaattttctcaatcaAACTTCTCTCAAAATTTAACCCAAATTCCAATGTTGGGTTGGTTCTTAAAGCCTATAATGTGTAAGTGCACACAATTGTGAAGCAACACGCCTAACTGCGCCACAGACAACCAATTGTTTAACGTATACTCACAATATGTTCGCGAACCGTATTATGGAATATCTGTTCCCGGATATCAGTTACTTCATCTTCGTCCTCCAAATCCATTGTTTGTGTTCAGCCagataaaattctgtttttgcTTATTGTTGACGTTATGGTTGATTCGGTATCATTGACAGGCCAGCACACACAAAACAGTCATGAATattgttaaatgaaaattctcaCTTTGTatcgcaatttttttccttcaaatttacacaaagaacacacaaattaatttaatcgacgaaaatataattggaaaaaaaattgcagcAAAATTCTGcgttttattgcatttttgttGGAACAAAAATACTTTGTTTCTCTCTATCTACAAAATGTCACTGTCCGTATTATAAAGAGTGTAATCGACGCTGTTGTTGCACTGTTTTCATTCAAACTGAATGCATTATCATACACACACTCCTCACTTCTCCACTTATTCTCAAATCGATCACAGCTGCTGATGGCTCGACGTGCTCGACGTACAGTCGAACTGAATCGACAAATGTTGAAAGACGGAGGCAGTTCActtttacattattttttatctttctcgtcttaaaaacaaaattgatacGACACTGGTCTTTtccaatcaattttatttcgatatttttacattACAGAAGAAATTACCCGACGACAGCCCCTAATGCATATTTTGTCCATTGAATCTCAATACAATGTTAGAGAAGAGAGACGAGTTACAACGGACCCACTTATCAAAAGTTACACTCGTTCGGGCAACAACTCGTagaattgcctaaaatatctACCTCcttaaaatcagaaaaaatctGAAGTTTTGTGGAATGAAAAACATGAGAAAATAAACATGAATCACTTCGACCAAAGCACCTTAGCTCCAAGCATGAATACTCAAATGTGAGATGGCAGTGTGTGATTCTGTTTTACTCTTACTCATACAAAATTGTCGgtaccgtttttttttaagtaacaCAAAGAAAACTCTTGTTTGGACGAAAAAAACGCAGAGTGTATGCACACTATGATTACATTACAGATtatttttatagcaaaatacaGTGTTGCATCCAAAGCCAGGGGTGCCAGGGTGCATACTagcaaaaaaaacactttcccCGAGTTATGTAtctttttttgcatttttcgaaAGTTGATTTATGGTCTTTAGTGGGGAGAAAGCAGCCATTTTAGCTTCAAGACatgaatagtacatttcgtacctaggactaaaagtattttttagcgtgtgagaagtttccagacagagccgaaggcgagatctggaatcgaatacgctaaaaaagacttttagtccgtggtacgaatagtatttttcatgttgaacagagaaaaagtgcgacgaagtcgcactttttgggttctaggtatgaaaaacattttctgtgctAGTCCTTGGAAGCGATACATTAACCCGTCGAGCATGATGTTAATAATAATTCGTTAATGTCACGGCAAACACCATCAACTTCAAAAAGTGAACAGAGGCCACCCCATAAACGTCATTTTCCACAACATAACATTTCCGAAAATTCATTGCCTGGTTGACAATTGCCATCCATCgcgaatattaaaaaaattcattgaacgACGATCAGTAAAGGCCTCCTCCATCTTTGAAAACCAGACTAGGAATCATAGTGAATTAAGTGAGAATGTCGTTCCTTTCATACCGTTTAGCCAGCTCTGTGGCCCGTGCTTTGCCAAAAACAGCATCACAGGTAAGTTAATTGAGGTAGCTGAACGTTTTTCATCCGTAGAAAGTTTGGATTTAGtgatttttccagtttttttcgtgaaaatgtaaattttcatctGACTGACGTGCcgacaaatcaatttttttcggaatGAAAGTCATACCTTGTGACCGtatattttgtgataaatgTACAGAAATATCGGATGCACATAGAATCCGTGATAACAATTTGGTGTTTCGCAGTATTTATCACAGAATCGGTGGACTTGCGTTGTTACGCAactttgaagtgaaaaatttctgttatGTAACCATTATTCGTTCAGTAATAAGGTGTTTGCCGATTCGGATAATTTTCCATGAAGACAATAATTTGACTAAGAACTGTTGCACTGAAGTCATTGGACTACagcttttcattttattgctcGAAATTACTTTGTCCATATGCGGATGTCTCAGTGATTAAGTAAATCGATATTCTAACCTAACTTTTGGAAATTTCAATTAGATCGCTGCCAAGGCTGCCTTCCCTGCTGCGTCGATTGCTTCACGCAAATTCCATGTATCATGCAGTCAACGCGCTGCCGAAATTTCTTCCATTTTGGAGGAAAGAATTATGGGCTCAGCTCCAAAGGCCGATCTTGAAGAAACTGGCCGTGTATTGAGCATTGGTGACGGTATCGCTCGTGTGTATGGTCTAACCAACATTCAAGCCGATGAGATGGTGGAATTCTCTTCTGGATTAAAGGTTTTAATTTGAGGGAATTCTTTCTCGTACAGTCTTGCTCACTTGATCAATTGACAGGGAATGGCCTTGAATTTGGAACCTGACAACGTCGGTATTGTCGTTTTCGGTAACGATAAGTTGATCAAGGAAGGTGATATTGTCAAGCGTACCGGTGCTATTGTCGACGTACCAGTCGGTGAAGAAATTTTGGGCCGTGTCGTCGATGCTTTGGGTAATCCAATTGACGGTAAGGGTCCACTTGGAACTAAACAACGTTTCCGTGTCGGAACAAAGGCCCCAGGTATCATTCCTCGTGTATCTGTACGCGAACCTATGCAAACTGGTATTAAGGCCGTCGATTCATTGGTACCGATTGGTCGTGGTCAACGTGAGTTGATCATTGGTGACAGACAGACTGGGTAAGTTCTCAGCAAAATTCTTCTACGTTTCGTCCATGACGCCGTACCATTACAGTAAAACTGCTTTGGCCATCGACACCATCATCAACCAAAAGCGTTTCAATGACGGCCAGGAGGAATCCAAGAAATTGTACTGTATCTACGTTGCCATTGGCCAAAAGAGATCAACTGTTGCCCAGATTCTTAAGCGTTTGACAGACAGTGGTGCTATTGGATATACCATTATTGTATCCGCTACCGCCTCCGATGCTGCTCCTTTGCAATATTTGGCTCCTTATTCTGGTTGCGCCATGGGAGAATTCTTCCGTGACAACGGCAAACACGCATTGATCATCTACGACGATTTGTCCAAACAGGCTGTCGCCTACCGTCAAATGTCCCTATTGTTGCGTCGTCCACCAGGTCGTGAAGCTTATCCCGGTGATGTATTCTACCTTCACTCCCGTTTACTCGAACGTGCCGCCAAGATGTCGCCAACTCTCGGTGGTGGTTCATTGACCGCTCTGCCAGTCATTGAAACCCAAGCTGGTGATGTGTCCGCCTACATTCCCACCAATGTCATTTCGATCACTGACGGACAGATCTTCTTGGAAACTGAATTGTTCTACAAGGGTATCCGACCAGCCATCAACGTCGGTTTGTCTGTATCCCGTGTCGGTTCAGCTGCCCAGACCAAAGCCATGAAACAAGTCGCTGGCTCCATGAAATTGGAATTGGCCCAATACCGTGAAGTAGCTGCTTTCGCCCAGTTCGGTTCCGATTTGGATGCATCCACACAACAATTGTTGAACCGAGGTGTTCGTCTTACCGAACTCTTGAAACAAGGACAATACGTTCCAATGGCTATTGAAGAACAagtaaattaacattttcattgcagCGTCGTTGGGCGTGGCATCCAtgttaaaaatgcaattttttttcgttgctaTAGGTTGCCGTTATCTTCTGTGGTGTCCGAGGCTATTTGGACAAAATGGATCCATCCAAGATCACCAAATTCGAAACAGAATTCTTGCAACATGTCAAGACAAACGAAGCTGCTCTTCTCAAGCAAATCGCCACCGATGGTCAAATCACCGATGCATCAAACACCAAGCTTAAGGATGTTGTCACAAAATTCTTGAGCACATTCTCACAGTAAATGTTGCATTAATAGTCAGTATATCCGAAAGCCAATTATAATggtaaaatgtgaaacaaattTCTATTAACATCAAAAAAAGGCATTCATTTGCATCCACAACACACAAACCgttgtttgtatttttaatttacttgttATGTAATCAGAGGAGCGAACACTTTTTTTCGAAACCTATAAGAATGTGTAGAagcaaaaaaggaaatttaatgaaaagcaacatttatttacagtgCCGCGGGAAGTCGTTCTTACACGattcatttattacatttacgaaatatgaaaaaaaatcaacagagTCGATtacttttccatttaaaaagtACATTACACGAATAAAtctaaaagtaaataaaagtGACTGTGGCGTTTTGACTCTAATACAATCTGATAATCAATAagacttaaaaaaatgtgaaaatgacaTCCCACTCCTTCTTCGTTAATATGAAATGGTTGACGAGAAAAATAGGGAtatcaaacaacaaaatcatctGCTCCGTGTAGCCTAATCTAAACTGTGGCTTCAGAATGTCCATGATTTTCAAAcgagttaaaatgaaattgaagcGGTTTTAGTATCCAGTAAGTCAAGACGTCGGTAGTGGTAGCCTTCACTTAGTTCTGTTTAGTCAAATTTATAGGAGAttttgaataagaaaaaaaaattatggaaagaGAGATCGAGAGAATCACATGTTTTCGGATGGAGTCTCACGGGAATAGTATTTGCCATTCGCGAGGCCAGCCGTTACAATTTTTAGAAAACTCAACTTGGTGACAAAACCAGTGCACTGGTCGCAGATTACGATTgcaatttagatttttttgtgcacCGGACACTGAAATACGAATCGCAGATAGCAttaaaatgtatgcttttcatgTCTTAGacataaatttcagaatttttctcgtaatttaggcatgaaaagttgtatacgcatctgttctGGACCGCTggtggaaaaaatgttttcttccc is a window of Bradysia coprophila strain Holo2 unplaced genomic scaffold, BU_Bcop_v1 contig_350, whole genome shotgun sequence DNA encoding:
- the LOC119080083 gene encoding tetratricopeptide repeat protein 12 isoform X1, which translates into the protein MSQNTVLSPSEEEQFQSFETKIDEVMNILQMMNSKDPVEQKTGTDKADRFLGADQRYRDMLTMDDFVVKVKENRTIINKVDEDHLTESSSMGKSAFMAEMERDAGRRRKERKERETIAQNLRRLGNQAFRDKEYEKAVVMYTKALDHIKDSFVIFNNRALAYLALKSYKRAIIDCDFVLQKLDEKNLRSWLCRANGFFMLGEMRDFEKSINEAKKNNPKEIEYIEKVIERIRSEAPLEMDVQSQ
- the LOC119080020 gene encoding ATP synthase subunit alpha, mitochondrial, with translation MSFLSYRLASSVARALPKTASQIAAKAAFPAASIASRKFHVSCSQRAAEISSILEERIMGSAPKADLEETGRVLSIGDGIARVYGLTNIQADEMVEFSSGLKGMALNLEPDNVGIVVFGNDKLIKEGDIVKRTGAIVDVPVGEEILGRVVDALGNPIDGKGPLGTKQRFRVGTKAPGIIPRVSVREPMQTGIKAVDSLVPIGRGQRELIIGDRQTGKTALAIDTIINQKRFNDGQEESKKLYCIYVAIGQKRSTVAQILKRLTDSGAIGYTIIVSATASDAAPLQYLAPYSGCAMGEFFRDNGKHALIIYDDLSKQAVAYRQMSLLLRRPPGREAYPGDVFYLHSRLLERAAKMSPTLGGGSLTALPVIETQAGDVSAYIPTNVISITDGQIFLETELFYKGIRPAINVGLSVSRVGSAAQTKAMKQVAGSMKLELAQYREVAAFAQFGSDLDASTQQLLNRGVRLTELLKQGQYVPMAIEEQVAVIFCGVRGYLDKMDPSKITKFETEFLQHVKTNEAALLKQIATDGQITDASNTKLKDVVTKFLSTFSQ
- the LOC119080092 gene encoding uncharacterized protein LOC119080092 encodes the protein MMAAQRTVFVLNIDKGSDSEGLFESMYDPLMKEFKKNPLLSVTTIDSVTTFQTKISGSNWKESVLLCVNEFITKKPSLHQIIKEFAMGGGLVIFGCLFSSFTTPVDIDAMFENLGVPWKNADYYRTTFGITEMGKMLLHGLDVEETYSAKALQLSQVLPEQMLYKPVENAKTQSLVFAQAPANPNLALAAFMKIGSGAIAYIGDVNAERGSDRLTVALCLAKW
- the LOC119080083 gene encoding tetratricopeptide repeat protein 12 isoform X2, coding for MSQNTVLSPSEEEQFQSFETKIDEVMNILQMMNSKDPVEQKTGTDKADRFLGADQRYRDMLTMDDFVVKVKENRTIINKVDEDHLTESSSMGKSAFMAEMERDAGRRRKERKERETIAQNLRRLKSYKRAIIDCDFVLQKLDEKNLRSWLCRANGFFMLGEMRDFEKSINEAKKNNPKEIEYIEKVIERIRSEAPLEMDVQSQ